The Pseudomonas cucumis sequence CGATGCCCGCGAGGCCTACTTGCAGGCATTGGCCCTGGCCCAAGTGTTGTTCGAGCGCTGGGCGGATGCCGACGAAGCGGTGGCGGCTTGCGTGATTTCCCACCATAACCTGGCGGACCTGCACTTGCGTCTGAACCAGCCAGAGGAGAGCGCCGAGTACCTTTGCGCGATCCATCAACGGCTGTTGCAGACCATGCAGGACCCGCGACTGGCGCCGGCTTTGCGTGAAGCCGCGCTACGCCAGAGCAGCAAAACCTATGTCGAGCTGCTGAATTTCATCAGCGATCATGGCGAGTATCCGCGCACCCACCGTTTGTTGCTCACCGACATCGCTTCGCCCTCGCATCAGCCTGCGCCCTTACAACATGGAGTTCATTGAAATGGCTTTTACCCTGCCTGCCTTGCCGTACGCCTACGACGCCCTGGAACCGCACATCGATGCACAGACCATGGAAATCCACTACACCAAACACCACCAGACCTACATCAACAACCTCAACGCAGCGGTCGAAGGCACTGAATTTGCTGAATGGCCCGTGGAAAAACTGGTGGCGGCTGCTCAGCAATTGCCGGAAAAACTTCGTGCGGCGGTGATCAATCAGGGCGGTGGGCATGCCAACCATTCGTTGTTCTGGAAAGTCATGGCGCCCAACGGTGGTGGTCAGCCTGAAGGTGCACTGGCCAAGGCTATCGATGAGCAATTGGGTGGTCTCGACAACTTCAAGGAGGCTTTCACCAAAGCTGCGCTGACCCGTTTCGGTAGCGGTTGGGCCTGGTTGAGTGTGACGCCGCAAAAGACCTTGATCGTTGAAAGCAGCGGCAACCAGGACAGCCCATTGATGAACGGCAATACGCCGATTCTCGGCCTGGACGTTTGGGAACACGCTTATTACCT is a genomic window containing:
- a CDS encoding superoxide dismutase, which translates into the protein MAFTLPALPYAYDALEPHIDAQTMEIHYTKHHQTYINNLNAAVEGTEFAEWPVEKLVAAAQQLPEKLRAAVINQGGGHANHSLFWKVMAPNGGGQPEGALAKAIDEQLGGLDNFKEAFTKAALTRFGSGWAWLSVTPQKTLIVESSGNQDSPLMNGNTPILGLDVWEHAYYLRYQNRRPEYINAFYNVINWPEVAARYQAALV